The Hydrogenobacter sp. genome window below encodes:
- a CDS encoding NTPase: protein MKIVLTGHPGIGKTTVVKEVIRHLKDRVIGFWTEEVRDRVSKKRTGFKVVSTDGKSVIFASKFFTSKYLVGSYGVNVERFESVALPILEKAIKDKDKIVVVDEVGKMELFSEKFSKMFEVIFSDPKRSALITIPIRDVHPIVRWVRKNPQAILLEVTRENTDALISEIIGLLTQ, encoded by the coding sequence ATGAAAATTGTTTTAACAGGTCATCCAGGTATAGGTAAAACTACCGTTGTGAAAGAGGTAATACGCCATCTCAAAGATAGAGTAATTGGTTTTTGGACGGAAGAAGTTAGAGACAGGGTAAGTAAAAAAAGAACGGGTTTTAAGGTTGTGAGTACCGATGGCAAATCGGTTATCTTTGCAAGCAAGTTTTTCACTTCAAAGTACCTTGTAGGTTCTTACGGGGTGAATGTAGAGAGATTTGAGAGTGTAGCTCTTCCTATTCTTGAAAAAGCCATCAAAGATAAGGACAAGATAGTTGTTGTAGACGAGGTTGGGAAGATGGAGCTTTTCTCCGAGAAGTTTTCAAAAATGTTTGAGGTTATATTTTCTGATCCGAAGCGCTCAGCTTTAATCACCATTCCCATAAGGGATGTGCATCCCATCGTAAGATGGGTAAGGAAAAATCCTCAAGCGATACTTTTGGAAGTTACGAGGGAAAACACAGATGCCCTCATCTCCGAAATAATAGGCTTACTGACTCAATAG
- a CDS encoding aspartate aminotransferase family protein, with translation MYVMNTYSRLPVSFVRGDGVYLFDREGKKYLDLVAGIAVNTLGYNDPDLLNAVCEQSQRLMHISNLFENPWQEEVAKMLVERFWTEGRVFFCNSGTEANEAGIKLVRRYFREKGENRYRIITFYNGFHGRTYGSMSATAQEKVHKGFEPLLDGFDYAVYNSFDSLLKALRKDTAAIMLEVVQGEGGIRVANYEFLQKVQQLCHSEGLLLVVDEVQTGVGRTGKFFAYEHFDLKPDIVTLAKGLGGGFPIGAVIARKSVSEVFSTGSHGSTFGGNPLACACAKVVISKVSELLDHVMDTGAYFKRGLERLKTGKVRGLGLMLGLDLERDCSAIVKKALDHGLVINCTAGTVLRFVPPLIIQKDHINIALALLERVLKL, from the coding sequence ATGTATGTTATGAACACTTACTCAAGGTTACCGGTAAGTTTCGTAAGAGGGGATGGAGTTTACCTCTTTGACCGTGAAGGTAAAAAATACCTTGATCTCGTTGCAGGTATTGCTGTGAACACTCTGGGTTACAACGATCCGGATCTTTTAAATGCTGTTTGCGAACAGTCACAGAGACTCATGCATATCTCCAACCTTTTTGAAAATCCTTGGCAGGAAGAAGTTGCAAAAATGCTCGTTGAAAGGTTTTGGACTGAGGGAAGGGTATTTTTTTGTAACAGTGGAACAGAAGCCAACGAGGCTGGTATAAAGCTCGTGAGAAGGTACTTCAGAGAAAAAGGTGAAAACAGATACCGCATTATCACCTTTTACAATGGATTTCACGGAAGAACTTACGGGAGCATGTCTGCAACCGCTCAGGAAAAGGTACATAAAGGTTTTGAACCATTACTTGACGGCTTTGATTATGCTGTATATAACAGCTTTGATTCCCTCCTGAAAGCCCTGAGGAAGGACACTGCCGCTATTATGCTTGAAGTCGTTCAAGGAGAAGGTGGTATAAGGGTAGCCAATTATGAATTTCTCCAAAAGGTACAACAGCTCTGTCACAGTGAAGGATTACTTTTAGTGGTTGATGAGGTACAAACTGGTGTTGGAAGAACCGGAAAGTTTTTTGCTTACGAACACTTTGACCTAAAACCTGATATAGTAACTCTCGCTAAGGGTCTCGGAGGCGGATTCCCCATAGGCGCTGTGATAGCACGAAAGAGCGTTTCGGAAGTATTTTCTACCGGCTCACACGGATCAACCTTTGGTGGGAATCCTTTGGCTTGTGCGTGCGCAAAAGTTGTTATAAGTAAGGTATCTGAGCTTCTTGATCACGTAATGGATACAGGAGCATACTTCAAAAGGGGTCTTGAGAGATTAAAGACCGGTAAAGTGAGGGGACTTGGACTTATGTTAGGTTTGGATTTAGAAAGAGACTGTAGTGCTATAGTAAAAAAGGCGCTTGATCATGGACTTGTGATTAACTGTACCGCAGGAACTGTTCTCAGGTTTGTCCCCCCCCTGATAATACAGAAAGATCATATAAACATAGCCCTTGCCCTTTTGGAAAGGGTCCTCAAACTTTAG
- the murJ gene encoding murein biosynthesis integral membrane protein MurJ, protein MGLIKHSVSFSVATLLSRALGYIRDALIAYHFGVSQVTDAFFIAFRLPNTFRRLLGEGGFNAAFIPVYAKDIKGGREKQFLHSVFTYYTAVNLLVTLFGIFFAEYIVSLIAPGIRSRPHFEIAVFMSRWLFTYLFFVGLSSFFMAILNTKGVFFVPAFAQAVFNIVFSLVIAFCSHWIGFYSLIAGVILGGLAQVLFNIPSLLKADVKLGFSLILDKDVKLLVKRLLPSILGFGVAQLSFFIDTLLASFLALGSISYLYYANRIFQLPLGAVSVGMANSLLSALSKGEDIKPTTHLAFRFVILISLPATFGLITLSDHIIALLYGRGRFLESDVLTTSLVLQAYALGLTFFSLQKVLSSVFFAKGDTKTPVKASLFAVLSEGIFGSFYAFVLKWGVVGLALGTSTSSLIGFVYLFWKARGETILVGEVLKLLSKPLIASTVMSVFIFPLKELMSKPSYTAFIIPFGMLVYFFSLLTFKEPLSLLLLSRLKSFIKQGAEP, encoded by the coding sequence ATGGGATTGATTAAGCATTCGGTAAGCTTCTCAGTTGCGACTCTTTTAAGTAGGGCTTTGGGTTATATTAGAGATGCTCTTATAGCTTATCACTTTGGTGTCTCTCAAGTAACAGATGCCTTTTTTATAGCCTTTAGACTTCCGAATACCTTTAGAAGACTGCTCGGAGAAGGTGGTTTTAACGCTGCCTTTATACCTGTGTACGCCAAAGATATAAAGGGTGGAAGAGAGAAACAGTTTCTTCATTCTGTTTTTACTTACTACACTGCTGTGAACCTTCTGGTAACGCTTTTTGGTATATTTTTCGCCGAATACATAGTGAGTCTTATAGCTCCCGGTATAAGAAGTAGACCCCACTTTGAAATTGCCGTTTTTATGTCACGCTGGCTATTTACCTACCTCTTTTTTGTGGGTCTTAGCTCTTTTTTCATGGCGATCCTCAACACAAAGGGAGTTTTTTTCGTGCCGGCTTTCGCTCAGGCGGTTTTTAACATAGTTTTCTCTCTGGTGATAGCCTTCTGTTCTCACTGGATTGGTTTTTACTCTCTTATAGCGGGCGTTATTCTTGGTGGATTAGCTCAGGTTTTGTTTAACATTCCTTCTCTGCTAAAAGCAGATGTTAAACTGGGTTTTTCCCTAATTCTTGACAAAGATGTAAAGCTTTTAGTGAAGAGGCTATTACCATCCATCTTAGGCTTTGGGGTTGCTCAGCTCTCCTTTTTTATAGATACATTACTTGCATCTTTTTTAGCGCTTGGTTCTATATCCTACCTTTATTACGCTAACCGTATATTTCAATTGCCCTTAGGTGCTGTATCTGTAGGTATGGCAAATTCTCTTCTTTCCGCACTTTCCAAAGGTGAAGATATAAAGCCAACTACGCACTTAGCTTTCAGGTTTGTAATTCTCATTTCCCTCCCGGCTACTTTTGGGCTTATAACCCTATCCGATCACATAATTGCCTTACTTTATGGTAGAGGTAGGTTTTTGGAAAGTGATGTACTTACTACTTCTTTGGTTCTCCAAGCATACGCCTTGGGTCTTACCTTCTTCTCTTTACAAAAAGTTCTAAGTAGCGTATTTTTCGCCAAAGGTGATACAAAAACTCCCGTGAAAGCATCACTGTTTGCTGTACTCTCAGAAGGTATATTTGGAAGCTTTTACGCTTTTGTCCTCAAGTGGGGAGTTGTGGGACTTGCCTTAGGGACCTCAACCTCTTCCTTGATAGGTTTTGTATATCTTTTTTGGAAGGCAAGGGGGGAGACGATCCTTGTGGGAGAAGTCTTAAAGCTGTTATCTAAACCGCTGATAGCTTCTACTGTGATGTCCGTATTTATATTCCCACTAAAGGAGTTAATGAGCAAACCTTCCTATACAGCTTTTATAATACCTTTTGGTATGCTGGTGTACTTTTTTAGTTTACTTACCTTCAAAGAGCCCTTATCATTACTCCTTCTTAGTAGACTCAAAAGCTTTATTAAGCAAGGTGCTGAGCCTTGA
- the thiE gene encoding thiamine phosphate synthase: MLPRLYAITDGQKYGANFWDNLYKVLDKGVRMIQLREKSLSGREYYEKALKAREITKEYSAILLINDRIDVALAVGADGVHLPQNGIPPSCVRKMKKDLIVGFSAHDLESALYAESEGADFITLGPIFKTSSHPDAEPIGLNALKEISKRVSIPVYALGGISWERIKLCYKNGAYGIAGISLFLE; the protein is encoded by the coding sequence ATGTTGCCAAGACTATACGCGATAACTGACGGTCAAAAATACGGAGCAAACTTTTGGGATAATCTTTACAAGGTTCTTGATAAAGGTGTCAGGATGATACAGTTGAGGGAGAAATCTTTAAGCGGAAGGGAATACTACGAAAAGGCGTTAAAGGCGCGGGAGATAACGAAAGAGTATTCAGCTATATTGCTGATCAACGATCGCATCGACGTAGCTCTCGCTGTGGGTGCTGACGGTGTACATCTTCCCCAAAACGGAATACCACCATCCTGCGTACGTAAAATGAAGAAGGATCTCATTGTAGGTTTTTCGGCTCATGATCTTGAGTCTGCCCTTTATGCGGAAAGCGAAGGTGCGGATTTCATAACGTTAGGTCCAATTTTTAAAACATCTTCGCATCCGGATGCAGAACCCATAGGGCTTAACGCTTTGAAGGAGATTTCAAAGAGAGTTTCCATACCAGTTTACGCTCTTGGAGGGATAAGCTGGGAGAGAATAAAGCTGTGTTACAAAAATGGAGCTTACGGAATAGCAGGTATAAGCTTATTTTTAGAGTAA
- a CDS encoding rhomboid family intramembrane serine protease produces the protein MIPIKDINRSRNVPLVNFMLIFVCFLVWFYQVSLSEDEMNMFIYRYGLIPAEVFQRPYTLITHMFLHGSWLHIIGNMWFLWIFGDNVEDRLGRLNYLIFYTLSGLGAALLQTFVSFVAGGVDVPMVGASGAISGVLGAYLWLFPHARILALVPIFFFLTFMEVPAILFIGLWILIQILNGILTLPFAHGGGVAWFAHIGGFAVGYMLVKVFYRKRWYG, from the coding sequence ATGATTCCCATAAAGGATATCAACAGAAGTCGGAATGTCCCCCTCGTGAACTTTATGTTGATATTCGTATGTTTTCTTGTTTGGTTTTATCAGGTGAGCCTAAGCGAAGATGAGATGAACATGTTTATCTATCGCTACGGGCTTATACCTGCTGAGGTTTTTCAAAGACCTTACACGCTCATTACCCATATGTTCCTGCACGGGAGCTGGTTACACATAATAGGTAACATGTGGTTTCTTTGGATATTCGGTGATAACGTGGAGGATAGGTTGGGAAGGCTAAATTACCTTATCTTTTATACGCTTTCGGGTCTTGGTGCGGCTCTTTTACAAACCTTCGTTAGCTTCGTGGCGGGCGGAGTAGACGTACCTATGGTGGGAGCGAGCGGTGCAATAAGTGGAGTTTTGGGTGCCTATCTTTGGCTTTTCCCTCATGCCAGAATATTAGCCTTGGTTCCCATATTTTTCTTCTTGACCTTTATGGAGGTTCCGGCGATACTCTTCATAGGCTTGTGGATACTCATTCAAATCTTAAACGGTATCCTCACTTTACCCTTTGCGCACGGTGGAGGTGTAGCTTGGTTTGCCCATATAGGTGGTTTTGCGGTAGGTTACATGCTTGTAAAGGTTTTCTATCGTAAAAGGTGGTATGGGTGA
- the carB gene encoding carbamoyl-phosphate synthase large subunit codes for MKKVLILGSGPNRIGQGIEFDYACVHAIYSLREEGIETIMVNCNPETVSTDYDTADRLYFEPVVLENVLEIIRRENPDGVFLQFGGQTPLKLSLQLQKAGVKILGTQPESIDMAEDRELFRRLVESLGIKQPPSDTVRSKEEALRVASIIGYPVLVRPSYVLGGRAMRIVYDEEELLRYLEEAVSVSYERPILIDKYISDSVEVDVDAIGDGEDYLIGAVMEHIEEAGVHSGDSAACIPPYTLEEEAINIIKEQSKRIAKALDVRGLINLQFAVRGEEVFVLEVNPRASRTVPFVSKAIGYPLAKLAAKVGIGKKLKDLLPEVFERIKRGDVHIASDFMSAEKKLYAVKEVVFPWKRFPEVDPVLGPEMRSTGEVMSIDEEFGMAYYKAQLAAGNRLPTEGKVFISVADKDKEKILDLAKGFKNLGFKLFATAGTHRFLKKHGIEASHVLKVSEGRPNVVDMITNGDINLVINTPTGKKERSDAYYIRRAVVQYDVPYATTVRGGYAMLSAIECFIKRGGKIRVYALQDIHK; via the coding sequence ATGAAAAAAGTCCTCATCTTAGGAAGCGGTCCCAACCGTATAGGTCAGGGTATAGAGTTTGATTACGCATGTGTCCATGCCATATATTCTCTGCGCGAAGAGGGAATAGAAACTATTATGGTAAATTGCAACCCCGAAACGGTATCTACGGATTACGATACTGCTGATCGGCTTTACTTTGAGCCTGTCGTTCTTGAAAATGTACTTGAGATAATCAGAAGAGAAAATCCCGACGGTGTTTTTTTACAGTTTGGAGGACAAACTCCTTTAAAACTCTCTTTACAGCTTCAGAAGGCTGGTGTGAAAATTCTCGGGACTCAGCCGGAAAGCATAGATATGGCTGAAGATAGGGAACTCTTCAGAAGGCTTGTAGAAAGCCTCGGTATAAAACAGCCACCGAGCGATACGGTAAGATCAAAAGAAGAAGCTCTAAGGGTAGCGAGCATCATAGGTTACCCCGTTTTAGTTAGACCATCATACGTTCTGGGTGGAAGGGCTATGAGGATAGTTTACGATGAGGAGGAGCTTTTGCGTTATCTTGAAGAGGCGGTAAGCGTAAGTTACGAAAGACCCATTCTCATAGACAAATATATATCAGATAGCGTAGAGGTTGACGTTGATGCTATAGGTGATGGTGAAGACTACCTTATCGGTGCAGTTATGGAACATATTGAGGAGGCAGGAGTTCATTCTGGAGATAGTGCGGCATGCATTCCACCTTATACTCTTGAAGAGGAAGCTATAAACATCATAAAGGAACAGTCTAAAAGGATAGCGAAAGCTCTTGACGTTAGAGGTCTCATAAATCTGCAGTTTGCAGTCAGAGGTGAGGAAGTTTTCGTTCTTGAGGTCAACCCGAGAGCTTCACGAACTGTACCCTTTGTGAGTAAAGCGATAGGTTATCCGCTCGCAAAACTCGCAGCTAAGGTAGGAATAGGCAAAAAATTGAAAGATCTTTTACCGGAAGTTTTTGAGAGGATTAAAAGGGGAGATGTTCACATAGCGAGTGACTTCATGAGTGCTGAAAAAAAGTTATACGCAGTAAAAGAGGTGGTTTTCCCTTGGAAGAGATTCCCCGAAGTTGATCCAGTACTGGGACCGGAGATGAGAAGCACGGGTGAGGTTATGTCTATAGACGAGGAGTTTGGTATGGCATACTACAAAGCTCAGCTTGCAGCTGGCAACAGATTACCTACAGAAGGTAAAGTCTTTATAAGTGTTGCCGATAAGGATAAGGAAAAGATCCTTGATCTTGCGAAGGGTTTTAAAAATCTGGGATTTAAGCTTTTTGCCACAGCAGGTACACACAGATTTCTAAAAAAGCACGGTATAGAAGCGAGTCACGTACTGAAAGTATCCGAAGGAAGACCTAACGTAGTGGATATGATAACAAACGGCGACATAAACCTGGTGATAAATACACCTACCGGTAAGAAAGAGAGAAGCGATGCTTATTACATAAGGAGGGCTGTGGTGCAGTATGATGTGCCTTATGCCACAACAGTAAGGGGGGGCTACGCCATGCTTTCCGCCATTGAATGCTTCATCAAGCGTGGTGGAAAAATCAGAGTTTACGCACTTCAGGACATACACAAATGA
- the rpsT gene encoding 30S ribosomal protein S20: MPNTKQAEKRMRRDAKRRVRNRYHLSRMRTYIKKFRRLLEQGKLEEAKQFLPQVVSVIYHTASKGVIHKNEASRRASRLSTLLNKAFESTKKE; the protein is encoded by the coding sequence ATGCCAAACACCAAACAAGCTGAGAAACGTATGAGAAGGGATGCAAAAAGAAGGGTGAGAAACAGGTATCACCTTTCCAGGATGAGGACTTATATAAAGAAGTTTAGAAGGCTGCTGGAACAGGGTAAGTTGGAAGAAGCTAAGCAGTTCTTACCCCAAGTCGTAAGCGTTATATACCACACCGCATCAAAAGGTGTGATTCACAAAAACGAAGCATCAAGAAGAGCATCAAGGCTCAGCACCTTGCTTAATAAAGCTTTTGAGTCTACTAAGAAGGAGTAA
- a CDS encoding ATP-dependent Clp protease proteolytic subunit, whose translation MDQVQPYFSPVAYIFNFLWFFLLIFFILVPIWRRFLLNKAREATIEQLERKRGSRVITLIHRQESFALLGVPIFRFINIEDSEQVLRAIRMTPEDMPIDLIIHTPGGLALAATQIANALSRHKAPVRVIVPHYAMSGGTLIALAADEIIMDPNAVLGPVDPQLAQMPAASILKVLELKKIDEIDDQTLILADVAKKAIDQMIEYLVGLLKNNGMDEERAKRIAHELATGKYTHDYPLSVEKLREIGLNVSTDVPEEVYALMELFPQPMGSQVPSVQYIPVPYKTHKVR comes from the coding sequence ATGGATCAGGTACAACCTTATTTTAGCCCTGTGGCTTATATCTTTAATTTCTTGTGGTTCTTTTTACTGATATTTTTCATCCTTGTCCCAATATGGAGGAGGTTTCTTCTCAACAAGGCGAGGGAGGCAACCATCGAACAGCTTGAAAGGAAAAGGGGAAGCAGAGTTATAACTCTCATACACAGACAAGAGAGCTTTGCTCTTCTTGGAGTTCCCATATTCAGGTTCATAAATATTGAGGACTCAGAGCAGGTATTGAGGGCTATAAGGATGACTCCTGAAGATATGCCTATTGATCTCATCATTCACACTCCCGGTGGTTTGGCGCTTGCTGCCACACAGATAGCTAATGCGCTGTCAAGACATAAAGCTCCCGTAAGGGTTATAGTCCCTCACTATGCTATGTCAGGAGGAACCCTCATAGCACTCGCTGCTGATGAGATCATAATGGATCCAAACGCTGTATTAGGACCTGTTGATCCTCAGCTCGCTCAAATGCCGGCAGCTTCTATACTTAAAGTCCTTGAACTTAAAAAGATAGATGAGATAGATGATCAAACGCTCATACTTGCAGACGTGGCAAAAAAAGCGATAGATCAGATGATAGAGTACTTAGTTGGTCTTCTAAAAAATAACGGTATGGATGAAGAAAGAGCCAAAAGGATCGCGCACGAGCTTGCCACAGGTAAGTACACTCACGATTACCCGCTTAGCGTTGAAAAGTTAAGAGAAATAGGATTGAACGTGAGCACGGATGTGCCTGAGGAAGTTTACGCGCTCATGGAACTGTTCCCGCAACCTATGGGATCTCAAGTACCTTCCGTGCAGTATATACCCGTACCATACAAGACACACAAGGTAAGATAG
- a CDS encoding prepilin peptidase — protein sequence MDYLALFLLGSILGSFYNVLIYRIPRGESIIDPPSHCPKCGTKIKWYDNIPIISYFLLKGKCRECSAPISLRYPAVEVLSGFLALLSYAKWGANLEGIVMFVFFSLLLILSFIDWDTFLLPDSLNLGGLAFGLFTSIFRNHFNLLDSILGALIGGVTFFFIYIFYVKVRKMEGIGFGDVKLMAFIGSVTGVWGVVYAVFLGSLFGLVYALPLIFKYKNLSFAMPYGPFLSMGCFVGVMLHDKLSTMLLSQ from the coding sequence ATGGATTATTTGGCACTTTTTTTGTTGGGGAGCATTTTGGGAAGTTTTTACAATGTGCTTATATACCGCATTCCGAGAGGAGAATCCATAATAGATCCTCCATCCCATTGTCCCAAGTGTGGGACAAAAATAAAGTGGTACGATAATATACCCATAATATCTTATTTTTTACTAAAGGGTAAGTGTAGGGAATGCTCGGCTCCTATATCCCTAAGATATCCAGCTGTAGAAGTACTTTCTGGATTTCTTGCCCTTTTATCTTATGCCAAGTGGGGGGCAAACCTTGAAGGTATAGTAATGTTCGTGTTCTTTTCACTGCTTTTGATCCTTTCGTTCATAGATTGGGATACTTTCTTACTGCCGGACAGTTTAAACCTTGGTGGTTTAGCCTTCGGTCTTTTCACTTCTATATTCAGAAATCATTTTAACCTTCTTGACAGTATATTAGGCGCTCTAATAGGTGGTGTGACTTTCTTTTTCATATACATCTTTTATGTGAAGGTTAGAAAAATGGAAGGCATAGGCTTCGGAGACGTAAAGCTTATGGCTTTTATAGGGTCTGTTACAGGTGTGTGGGGTGTGGTTTATGCTGTGTTTTTGGGTTCTCTGTTTGGACTTGTGTATGCATTGCCCCTCATCTTCAAGTATAAAAACCTTTCCTTCGCAATGCCTTACGGTCCCTTTCTCTCTATGGGTTGTTTTGTCGGTGTTATGCTTCATGATAAGTTAAGTACCATGCTATTGAGTCAGTAA